The following coding sequences lie in one Apium graveolens cultivar Ventura chromosome 1, ASM990537v1, whole genome shotgun sequence genomic window:
- the LOC141715758 gene encoding uncharacterized protein LOC141715758: protein MKENDQLDEFYIKLNGLVINIRALEEKMEEAYVVKKLLRAVPSKFLQIASAIEQFGDLEEIFVEKVISSLKVHEEHLGGRTEAGRGQFLLTKESGEGRRAMRERDTQKELNLSKLQEDEPALLITEVTSEATNSMLLKEETVNPKLKENIGDQKETQVWYLDNGASNHMTGYRGKFKELDENMSGCKNGEEKLLKDIYYIPALCSIIISLGQLSEDGNKVILDGDYLWVYDERGRLLMKVKKSKNWLYKISLEEMWPKFLITKSEETHGYGTPEWDMRKEALIVFNKFKVLVEKKMEMSIKMLRIDRGREFCS, encoded by the exons ATGAAAGAAAATGATCAGCTAGACGAGTTTTACATAAAGCTGAACGGCCTGGTCATAAATATAAGAGCACTAGAGGAGAAAATGGAAGAAGCGTATGTAGTGAAAAAACTTCTCAGAGCCGTGCCTTCAAAGTTTCTTCAAATTGCATCTGCCATTGAGCAATTTGGAGACTTAGAGGAAATATTTGTGGAGAAGGTTATTAGCTCGCTGAAAGTTCATGAAGAACATTTGGGCGGACGAACTGAAGCGGGTCGAGGGCAATTTTTACTGACTAAGGAGAGTGGAGAAGGAAGGAGAGCAATGAGGG AAAGGGACACGCAAAAGGAGTTGAATTTATCAAAGCTCCAAGAGGATGAACCAGCTTTACTTATTACTGAGGTCACAAGTGAAGCAACAAATTCAATGTTGCTAAAGGAAGAAACAGTGAACCCAAAGCTGAAAGAGAATATAGGAGATCAGAAGGAGACACAAGTCTGGTATTTGGATAATGGAGCATCCAACCATATGACAGGCTATCGAGGAAAGTTTAAAGAATTAGATGAGAACATGAGTGG GTGCAAGAATGGTGAAGAGAAACTTCTGAAAGATATATACTATATCCCTGCGCTGTGTAGTATTATTATCAGCCTGGGACAGTTATCTGAAGATGGGAATAAAGTGATATTGGATGGAGATTATCTATGGGTGTACGATGAGCGAGGGAGACTATTAATGAAAGTGAAAAAGTCTAAGAACTGGTTGTACAAAATAAGCCTTGAAGAGATGTGGCCTAAGTTCTTGATCACAAAATCGGAGGAAACACATGGTTATGGCACTCCAGAATGGGACAT GAGAAAAGAGGCGTTAATTGTGTTTAATAAGTTTAAGGTGCTGGTCGAAAAGAAAATGGAGATGAGCATAAAGATGTTGAGGATAGATCGTGGAAGGGAGTTCTGTTCATGA
- the LOC141715682 gene encoding homeobox-leucine zipper protein HDG4-like, with protein MRAKVATVCWAIWKFCNEKVCNNRIGSVNGVLSSANCYLTQWKSAQSHFFEALPQAGCAEDGAMSWVKPQEDSVKINVDAALFREHDLFGSGLVVRDSNGGMIQARTVLNAGKRSPFGLVIEECMNKLLSLNNVSLLFMRRSANMAAHFVAKMSYSFPGRLSTNNMSTNEIGSDSGNGNGNGNGRQRSFRHSDHQIREMESFFQKCSHPDMEQRLQMARDLELAEPKVKYWFQNRRNQLKISALKAENEIWKKECLRLQEENQSFRAISSRIVVPLLRTVEPATSALLPGVQFTEELKHAVMNIASQCIVELRMMCESREPLWNRANDGKAILDIAQYNRMFPWGSSSNEHLRIEASLWSTYVLMNSGDLVDTFCDAEKWMQMFPSIVSKAKTLHIVQDSENFNGSLYLMYAELQTLSPVVHPREVHFMRYCQQNGEDGSWGIVDFPVDFLVDSTHASPFPKCWRKPSGCIIQNCLTSDRSSVTWLEHVEVEERPMHPIIDEFVNSGTAFGAIKWLSVLQRQSERLHSLRSLNASDYGVPSLEVKSDLMNVAKRMMRSFCISLSRLSGQSWMALLDNPEDQSMTISTRPSTEPGNPIGLICSAASTTTLPYSYVEVFNLLRDIRCTTQIVDGGSKENFLQELARISTGGSPANCISLFRIYHANSTQECVLHECCSDDSESVVAYTALSEDGIAKLGTADSASIQILTNGFVLVPIQQGSGCLLTVGIQSLASMNPYENLSLLGAMASQRHLDEIISRIKEVLSGRTANK; from the exons ATGAGAGCAAAGGTGGCCACAGTGTGTTGGGCCATTTGGAAGTTTTGTAATGAGAAAGTTTGTAATAACAGAATCGGTTCAGTAAATGGTGTTCTGAGTTCAGCGAATTGTTATCTTACACAATGGAAGAGTGCCCAAAGTCATTTTTTCGAGGCTCTACCTCAGGCAGGTTGTGCAGAGGATGGGGCTATGTCTTGGGTTAAGCCACAGGAGGATTCAGTTAAGATAAACGTTGACGCAGCTCTGTTTCGAGAACATGACTTGTTTGGTTCTGGTTTGGTAGTACGAGACAGTAATGGAGGAATGATTCAAGCACGGACAGTTCTGAATGCAGGCAAG CGATCACCGTTTGGCCTTGTTATTGAGGAGTGCATGAATAAATTATTGTCACTAAACAATGTTAGTTTGTTATTTATGAGACGATCTGCTAATATGGCGGCTCATTTTGTGGCCAAAATGTCATATTCTTTCCCAG GAAGATTATCAACCAACAATATGTCTACTAATGAGATTGGGAGTGACTCAGGCAATGGTAATGGCAATGGCAATGGCAGACAAAGATCATTTAGGCACAGTGACCATCAGATCAGAGAAATGGAATC GTTCTTTCAAAAATGTTCGCACCCTGATATGGAACAAAGATTGCAAATGGCTCGGGATTTAGAGCTTGCTGAACCCAAAGTGAAGTATTGGTTTCAAAACCGCCGAAACCAACTAAAG ATTAGTGCACTCAAAGCAGAGAATGAGATTTGGAAGAAGGAGTGTCTCCGACTTCAAGAGGAG AACCAGAGTTTTCGTGCTATTTCTTCAAGAATTGTTGTGCCTTTGTTAAGGACGGTGGAACCTGCAACATCTGCTCTTTTACCTGGTGTACAGTTTACAGAAGAACTGAAGCATGCTGTAATGAACATTGCATCTCAATGTATTGTTGAATTACGGATGATGTGCGAGTCCAGAGAACCTCTTTGGAATCGTGCAAATGATGGAAAAGCAATTCTGGATATTGCCCAGTACAATAGGATGTTTCCATGGGGATCCTCGTCAAACGAGCATTTGAGGATCGAAGCCTCGCTCTGGAGTACTTATGTCCTGATGAATAGTGGTGATTTGGTTGATACATTTTGTGATGCT GAGAAATGGATGCAAATGTTTCCATCCATTGTGTCAAAAGCAAAAACTCTTCATATTGTTCAAGATTCCGAAAATTTCAATGGTTCCCTCTATCTG ATGTACGCGGAATTGCAGACTTTGTCACCTGTGGTGCATCCAAGAGAAGTACATTTTATGCGTTATTGCCAACAAAATGGCGAAGATGGAAGTTGGGGGATTGTTGATTTTCCGGTAGATTTTCTGGTTGATTCCACTCATGCATCGCCTTTCCCCAAATGCTGGAGAAAGCCTTCTGGATGCATCATTCAAAATTGTTTAACAAGTGACCGCTCAAGC GTGACTTGGTTGGAGCATGTGGAAGTCGAGGAAAGACCAATGCATCCAATCATCGACGAGTTTGTGAACTCTGGCACAGCATTTGGAGCAATCAAGTGGTTGTCTGTCTTGCAGAGACAAAGTGAGAGGCTTCATAGCCTCAGAAGTCTGAACGCGTCTGATTATGGAG TACCATCTCTGGAGGTAAAATCAGATTTGATGAATGTAGCTAAGAGAATGATGAGATCATTCTGTATTAGCCTTAGCAGGTTGAGTGGGCAATCATGGATGGCTCTGCTGGATAATCCCGAGGACCAGTCGATGACAATAAGTACAAGGCCTTCCACAGAGCCTGGCAATCCGATCGGCTTAATATGCAGTGCAGCATCCACTACCACACTTCCATATTCTTATGTTGAAGTTTTTAATCTCTTGAGAGATATACGTTGTACAACTCAG ATAGTGGATGGTGGTTCGAAGGAGAATTTCTTGCAGGAGCTAGCTCGCATATCAACTGGCGGCTCTCCTGCAAACTGCATCTCTCTATTTCGCATTTATCAT GCTAACtcaacacaagagtgtgtgttGCATGAGTGCTGTAGTGACGATTCCGAAAGTGTTGTGGCTTACACCGCGCTAAGTGAAGATGGGATTGCTAAATTAGGCACAGCCGATTCGGCGAGCATTCAGATTCTCACCAATGGATTTGTCTTGGTTCCAATTCAACAAGGCTCAGGATGTCTGCTGACTGTTGGGATCCAAAGTCTAGCAAGCATGAACCCTTATGAGAATCTTAGTTTGTTGGGTGCAATGGCTAGTCAGAGACATCTTGATGAGATCATTAGTCGGATCAAGGAGGTGCTCAGTGGCCGCACCGCCAATAAATGA